In the genome of Microcoleus vaginatus PCC 9802, the window TTGGATCGCCCGCGCCGAAAAATTGCGATCGGCAACTCAGCAGTACCCGCAAGTGCAGCAGCGGGTTAATGAAATAGCAAATTCCATTGCAGTGCGCGATCAAGATTTGCAAGCTGTCAGCGCTCAAACTGCGGCGATGAACCAGCAATTGCAAGAATATCCCGATCCCACAGCCCGCATAAGTGCGATCGAACAGCAAATGAGTCGCCGCCGCCAGCAGCTAGACCAACATTTGGGAAGTCTCGGACGCCTCCAGCAGCAGCAGCAAAATCTAGAAACTCTGCAAGTTCAGCTAGTAGCTCAAAAAGAGCAAATGCAAGTTGCAAAACGCCAGCAGCGAGTTTATCAAGAGTTGGGTCAAGCCTTTGGTAAAAACGGCATTCAAGCTTTAATGATTGAAAATGTTTTGCCTCAACTTGAAGCGGAAACAAATCAGATCTTGTCGAGATTGAGCGCGAATCAATTGCACGTTCAATTTATTACTCAGCGGGCTGCTGCTTCTAAAAAAGCAACTAAATTGATTGACACCTTAGACATTTTAATTGCTGATGCTCGCGGTACTCGCGCCTACGAAACTTACTCGGGCGGTGAAGCTTTTCGGATTAATTTTGCGATTCGGCTGGCCCTGGCGAGACTGCTGTCTCAGCGGGCGGGCACGGCTTTGCAAATGTTGATTATTGATGAGGGATTTGGAACTCAGGATGCTGAAGGGTGCGATCGGCTGATTGCTGCAATTAATGCGATCGCCTCCGACTTCGCCTGCATCCTCACCGTTACCCATATGCCCCACCTGAAAGAAGCTTTTCAAGCCAGGATTGAAGTAAGCAAAACTGCTCAGGGTTCTTCCATCAGCTTGTCAATTTAAAAGGGTTGACGAGCCGGATGGAAGGAGGAGAAGAAAAAAAGTTAAAAATATCCGTATTTTCACCTTCTGTTTTCTTTGGGTCTTGGGTATTTTCACCTTCTGTTTTCTGGATAAGTCCCTAATACCTTCGGTGATACTAATTTCCAAAAAGAAGGCAACTGTAGACCCATGATCCAAACCATGATGGAATCAGTCATTGCCAATCCAAAATCTCACATCTAAAATGGTATTAGTCGCCTCCCCCGCCGGCTTTTTTTGGCTGCTGGCTTTGTTAACAAGGCTAAATTAAAAATAAAATTATACAATAAGAATGGCTCCAGCTCTTTATAAATTTTTATTGTTCTGTCCCCTCCCTGGGAATTTGGATATTGCCACCGATGACAACAGACTCTTTCCACCTGTCTCTCCTAGAGCGGGCGATCGCAGCTTCGAGTAACAGTATCCTAATCGCGGATGCTAGCAGGCCTGACATACCTATTATCTACTGCAATCCTGCTTTTGAGAAACTGACCGGTTACAGTGCCGAAGAAGTTATTGGACGCAACTGCCGGTTTTTGCAAGGCCCCGATACCGATCAGGCCGAATTAGATAAACTCCGCAGCAGCTTGCGAGCAGGAACGGAAATTCAGGTAGTTCTCAAAAATTATCGCAAAGACAAAACTCCTTTTTGGAACGAATTAATCGTTTCCCCCATCCTAGACAACGAGGGAAAATTAACTCATTTTATCGGGGTTCAGAACGATATTAGTAAAAGAGTAGCAGCCGAAACAGCCCTGCAAGAAAGTGAAGAAAGATTGCGGGCGATCGCCACTGTGACTCCCGTTCCCATGTCAATTACACGCCTAGAAGACAGCGTTATTTTGTATGCCAATCCTGCCCTAGGGAAAAGTTTAGGTGTGAGTTCCGAACAACTTATCGGACGCAAAAAAATTGAACTTTATGCCAATATCAATGACCGCCGTCAATTGATAGAATTAGTCAAACAAAACGGCTTTAGCGACAGCGAACAAATCTGCCTTAGGAAACCAAACGGCAGTTTGTTTTGGGTAAAAATGTCGATGCGCTCGATTAATTTTAACGGCGAAGCCGCAATTTTATCGGCATTTTACGATATTACCGCTCGCGTAGAAGCAGAAACAGCACTACGGCAAAGCGAAGCGAGGTTTCAAAAACTAGCTGCCAACGTTCCCGGGATGATTTATCAATTTCAGTTAGCAGCAGACGGTACTTTGTCATTCCCCTACGTCAGTTCCGGCTGCCGCGAACTCTGGGAATTAGAACCCGAGGTACTCCAAGATTCAGCTATTCCCGCCATCGAAATGATTCATCCAGAGGATGCGCCCAGCTTCCATGAATCAGTTGCTATCTCAGCTAAAACTTTAGAGCCTTGGCGGTGGGAAGGCAGATTTGTTTTTCCGGGGGATCGGATTAAGTGGATTAGCGGGGCTTCCAGACCAGAACCGGGCGAAAAAGCTGACATTATTTGGGACGGCTTGTTGATTGACATTAGCGATCGCAAACTTGCAGAATCAGCACTGCGGCAAAGCGAAGCCAGATTTCAAAAAATGGCCGCCAACGTGCCGGGAATGATTTATCAATACTTGCTGCATCCCGACGGTTCCGATGAATTCATTTATGCCAGTTCAGGCTGTTGGGAGCTCTACGAATTAGAGCCAGAAAAAATTCAAGAAAACTCCGGTTTAATGTGGTCAATGGTGCATCCAGAAGACCTAAAATCCATGTTAGAATCAATCGCAATTTCCGGCGAAACTTTAAAACCTTGGATATATGAAGGGCGGATCGTAACCGGATCTGGAAAAGTAAAATGGATTCGTGGCATTGCCCGCCCCGAACTGCAACCGGGCGGCGATATACTGTGGGAGGGAGTGACAATCGACATCAGCGATCGCAAGCTAGCAGAAATCGCCCTCAGCGAATCAAAAATGGCCCTGCAACAAGCCAATCAAGAACTTGAAAAGCGCGTCCTAGAACGCACGGAAGCCTTGCAAACCTCCCAAAATATGCTGTGGTCGGTAATCAACAACATCCCTCAGTTAATTGCCTGGAAAGATCGAGATTTAGTTTACTTGGGAGGCAACAAAAACTTTGCCAAAGTCGCAGGTTTCAATCACCCCAGTGAAATCGCTGGTCTCACCGACTTCGATATGCCTTGGAAGCCCGAAGAAACAGAAATTTTTCGGGCTTGCGACCGTCGCATCATGGCAACAAACACCCCAGAATATCACATCATAGAATCCAAAATGCAAGCCGACGGCACCCAGTGCTGTCTGGATACAAATAAAATACCTTTACACGACAATTCCGGCAATGTTGTCGGCATTTTGTCTACGTTTGAAGACATCACAGATAGGCTTTCTCTAGCAGCTCAAGTCCGGGCCAGCGAGGAACTATTTCGCACAATTTTTGAAGATGCACCCATCGCTATCTACTTAGCTAATTTAGACGATAACAAGTTAGTGCGAGTCAATAAAACTTACTGCGAAATGCTGGGATATACCGCCGAAGAATTGCTGAACAAAACATTTACAGAACTTGGGCACCCCGAAGATTATCCAAACAACCTCCAAGTTGCTCATTCTCTTGAGCGGGGAGAAACTAATAGCTATCAAATTGAAATCCGCCAGCTTGCCGCTACAGGTAAAATTGTTTGGGTAAACGTGACAGCTACTTTGATTCGAGACGCCGAAGGAAAAGCTATTTACAAATTAGGGATGATTGAAAATATAACTAACCGCAAAATTTCCGCCGCCGCACTCCAAGCTTCCGAATCTCAATTAAGAAAACAAGCATCCCAATTGCAAGAAGCCTACGAACAGCTACAAAACGCTCAAATCCAATTAGTTCAATCAGAAAAAATGTCGAGTCTCGGTCAGATGGTGGCTGGCATCGCCCACGAAATCAACAATCCAGCAACTTTTATTAACGGTAATATTTCTCATACATACAACTATTTTCATGATTTAATAGAACTCTTAAGTCTCTACCAGGAATGCTACCCCTCCCCAGTTCCTCAGATTGCTGAAAAAGTTAAGGATTTAGAGCTCGATTTCCTGAAGGAAGACTTGCCCCGAATGCTAAACTCCATGAGAGTAGGAATAGAAAGAATCAGTAAAATTGTATTGTCGCTGCGGAATTTTTCGCGACTGGATGAATCAGAAATGAAGTTGGTAGACCTTCATGAAGGAATTGACAGTACGCTGTTAATTTTGCAGCACCGATTGCATCAGGGAAGTAGAAAAAGCCGGATTGAAATTATTAAAGAATACGGAAAAATCTCGAAAATTCACTGTTGTGCGGGGCAGTTAAACCAGGTATTTCTCAACATTATCAGCAACGCGATCGACGCTCTAGAAAACCAACCGCAACCTCGGACGATCGTGATTCGCACCCTCATGAAAAAAGCTGGCCTGAAAAGCCACAGTAAAAACCAGCTCACTGATTGCGATCGCATTGTAATTTGCATCGCCGACAGTGGCCCGGGAATGAGCGAAGACGTTCGCAAGCGGCTATTTGACCCGTTCTTCACAACCAAGCCCGTAGGGGCTGGAACCGGCTTAGGATTATCCATCAGCCATCAGATTGTGGTAGAAAAACATAAGGGAAGTCTGCGGTGCATCTCAGCGCCCGGACAGGGAGCGGAATTCTGGATTGAAATCCCGTGCTGAGCGATCGTCCATTAATCTAAAAGTTTAAATATCTAACTTTTAATTCCCAATTGCCGTCGGTGCTTGAGTTATCAGGGTTTTGAATTAACCGCACTCAGAGGCCGGAACAAATCGCACTCAGCGGTGTGCTAATCTGCTGCCCTTATTCGCTAGGCAATTATGCTGAAAAAACTACCTTTATCCTGGTCTCGCTACATTCCAGCCGGGTTGACGCTGGCTTTGGGCGTCGGGCTGTCGGTTCTGACATTCGCCTTGGTTTGGGACTGGGAAGACAAGCGCCGCGACTACGAAATGCACCGCCGCATTGACGATATTTCGATCGGCATCGAACGTCAGCTCAACTCCGACTTAGATACTGTTCTCGCCCTCAGCGACTACATGAAAGCCTTCAGCGCCGTCGAGCGTTCCTCTTTTGCCCGGTTTGTCGCCCGTCCCCTATCCGTCCACCCCAGCCTGCAACTCCTGGCTTGGGCCCCCCGCGTCCCGAATTCCCAGCGGCGCAACTACGAAACCAAAGCTAGAACCGAAACCGACCCCAGCTTCGAGATTACAGAGCGCGGCCCGCGAGGAGAACTCCGCAAGGCCCTCCAGCGTTCCGAATACTTCCCGGCTTTCTACGTCGAACCACCAGCCGGAAATGAGACAGTATTAGGCTTTGACCTCGCCTCCCACCCAAAAATCCGCGTCGCGCTCGATCGAGGGCGCGATACAGGGGAAATGATTATCACCAACTACATCGGCCTAACTGAGGGCAATTCCCCGGAACTGGGTCTTTTGGCCATAGTTCCGATTTACGAAAACAGCAGTAAACCCACTACCCTGGAATCCCGTCGCCAACTGCTACAAGGATTTGTTCTGGGCGTATTTCGAGGCAAAGATATTTTCCAAACCTCTTTAAAAGGACGCAATACCGACTACCTCAATATTTATCTCGTTAGCGAGGCTCCAGACAAGCAAGAAGCACCGTCGCTGTTACCCCAAACGGGGAACCCGGTTCTCAAAAATCTCCCTGCTGAGCGCCAAATTCAGCAATTTGCGGTGCAGTTCCAATCCGCGAGCCAACAAGTGCTTCCAGCATCAGCCACTGCTGACCGAGCCCTGATGCAAAACTGCCCGATTCTTGACAATCCCGGCCCGAACTATACAGCTTGCAGAAGGCGACTGAAAATTAGCAGCGGCCAGTGGTCTATGTACGTGTCTGCAACGCCGGAAATTCGCAGGCTTCGCAAGCACTGGCGCTCTTGGGGAACTCTGACGATGGGGATGCTGTGGACTCTGATTCCGGTGACATATATGCTGACCTCTTTGAGCCGCACCGCCCAAATCGAAAAGCTAGCCCGAGAAAGAATTCGCCAAGCCGAACAGTTGCAGGCTGCTTACCTACAGTTGGAACTCGAACAAGCTAAATCCGAGCAACTGCTGCTGAACGTTTTGCCGGCAGCGATCGCCCTGCGTTTGAAGGACAATGAACACAATATCGCCGAAAGTTTTGCGGAAGTGACTGTGATGTTTGCCGACATTGTGGGGTTTACAGAGCTTTCGTCGAGAATTTCAGCGACGGCGGTGGTGGAAGTGCTCAACGATATTTTTTCGGCTTTTGACCACTTGGCCGATCGCCACGGTTTGGAGAAAATTAAGACTATTGGTGACGCTTACATGGTTGTCGGCGGTTTGCCGACGCCCCGAGAGGATCACGCCGAGGCGGTTGCGAACATGGCGATCGATATGCTGCACGAAATTCGGCTCCTGAGTTTAGAACATTCGGAACCTTTCAGCATTCGGATTGGGATTAGCAGTGGCCCTGTCGTTGCCGGCGTCATCGGCTTAAAAAAGTTTATTTATGACCTCTGGGGCGACACAGTAAATATTGCTTCGCGCATGGAATCCCACGGGATTACTGGCTGCATTCAAGTCACCACCGAAACCTACCAGCTATTAAAAGATAAATATACTTTTCAGAAGCGCGGCGCCATTCAAGTTAAGGGCAAGGGATACATGGTTACTTATTTACTGACTGGGAAAAAAGAATTGCCATAAAACTTTTTTTGGCTTTAAACCATGACCGAAGACATCAATTCATCTGTCATTTCAAAATTCGCCGTCACACTTTGCACATCATCCAAATCTTCCAGTGCATCCATTAACTTAAGGAGTGATCGAGCTTTTTCAGGAGTGTCTATTTCCACTGTATTGCTGGGAATCCAGCGATTTTCCGACTGCAAAACTGCAAATTTTTTTTGTTTCAAAACATCAGCCAGCTTTTCCAAATGAGCTACACTTGTAAATACCTCTGCACCTTCAGTATCCTCATCAATTAATATCAAATCATAAGATTCCGCAGCCGCCTCTAGCGATGCTTCAAACAATTGTTCCTCATCAATCGGGCCGCGTACCGTACAAACTCCTTTGTGGTCAAACATCCAGCCCACACAACCAGTTTCGCCCAAGTTGCCGCCATTTTTAGTAAAAGCTTCTCGCAAGTCAGCCGCTGTGCGGTTGCGATTGTCTGTCAGCGCTTCAATCAGAATAGCCACCCCGCCAACGCCGTAACCTTCGTAGCGAATAGCTTCTAAATCCGAACTCCCCCCCGCCAAGCCGGCACCTTTGGCGATCGCCCTTTCTATGTTTTCATTAGGAATATCCGCCGCCTTGGCTTTTTCAATAGCCGTCCGCAGTTGAAAATTGCCAGCGGGATCAGGAACTCCGCTGCGGGCCGCGACAATAATTTCGCGAGATATTCTAGCAAAAACCTTGCCTTTAACGGCATCAACTCTAGCTTTTTGGCGTTTAATATTCGCCCACTTACTGTGTCCAGCCATACCTATTTAAGATTTTCGATTTAAAATTTGCGATCGAGATTAAACAATAACACCCAGATTCGGACAAATCAGATTAACGTAGGGTGCACCTCGGCGCACCTTACACACATACCATAAAATGCAATTTTTCGCACGAATCTCAACTTTAATTAAACCGGATCACGGCTTCAGAGTCACTCAGGTGAGAAGTATCGCCATTAAGTGCGATCGACCATTCTCCCTCACCCCGCACCACTTTCACCAAACAGCACAAAGAAGCGTTAATTTCCGTTTCAACACAGCCAGCCAGCCCGATCGCAGTTCCTAAAACCGATGCACCGTGACCTACCAATAACATATCTTCGGGAAACTCAGCCGCGAGGCGTTTAGCAGTTTCCCCCGCCCTTTTGAAACAAGCTTCCCCAGTTTCGGGATAATTAGCAATACCGCCTTTGTAGGAAGCATCTATCCTGGGAAAACGCCTGCACAAAGCTTCGACGGACTCAGTTTCTGGCATTTCTGGCATCCATTCCGGATTCAGCCATTCGCACAGTCCCCACTCTAGTTTAATTGACAAATCGAGAGCTTCGGCCGCGTGATTTGCTGTTTGGACAGTTCGCAGAAAAGGGGAAGCAAAAATATGAGAAATTCCTTCTCCTTTGAGGCGATTGGCGAGTTGTTTAGCTTGAACGTGACCGTCTTCGGAAAGGTGGGGGTCATAGGGGCGTTCTGCGGTGAGAAACCAGTCGGGGTTAACGAAGTCGATGCGGTTTCCGTGTCGTGCGATCCAGACTGTTTGTGGCATGAGTTGGTTTGAGTTTTGCTTCTAGGTGTAATATTATATCAAAGATGCTGATTTTGGCTCTTTATGAAATTCGAGTGGGATGAAAACAAGGCTGCGGTAAATTTGTCCAAGCATGGCATCTCATTTGAGGAAGCCAGAACGGTTTTTGACGATCCCCTCTACGTCGATTTCTACGATCCGGATCACTCTGATGAAGAAGATCGCTATATTATTGTTGGAGAGTCCCAGCAAGGTAATTTATTGATAGTGTCGTATACAGAAAGAGCAGATTTTATTCGTTTGATTAGCGCCAGGAAAGTAACACGAGTGGAGCGAGAAGTTTATGAAGAAGGATGAAACAGGGATGGACGATGATCTTCGGTCGGAATATGATTTGAGGAAGTTGAGTGTAAGAAGGGTAGGATCTGGACGAAAGACCTTTGGTGGTGTAAATATTCGTTTAGAACCGGATGTTGCAGAGATGTTTCCCGATTCTGAAGCAGTAAATGAAGCTCTACGGTTTTTGATTAGAATTACTAAAGAAAACGTGGTGTCGGAGAAATAAGCTTAAAGTCTTTGTAGCCACTTTCCCAAGGATAAATTAATTAGAAACTCCAAAATATTAGATTCATGTGTGGCTGAGTTATCTCAGTTACATAGTGTTTTAAATGCCAAGTTTGAGCTTCCCAATCAGAAGCAGAATAACGAGAACCCACCGGCCAGTGGCGAAGATAGGAATACTCATCTATTTTGCTAAGAGATAAAGCATCATTCTGCTTTCGGTTATAAATCGCCCTTCTCCCAACCCTGTTACAGTTATCTCTGCAAGGGGAAAGAGGTAGCCATAACATGAGTGCTGGTCTAATATAACCTTCCCTTGCTCTTCTATCTACACAAATCTGAGCGCATAGTTTACTTTTACCTTTACCATAGCTAATGCTTTGAGAGCGAATTATTTCTTGCATACGGGTGTCAAATCTGAGAATCTTCTCCCGAATTCTCTTGATTATCTGCTGTTCGTCATCAATAAACTTCTTGAGTAGATTCCGAAACTCTCTGGGTGGCTTCGGTATATTATCAGTGCTTTCTCTTGGATGATATGTAATTTATACTTGTGAAATATGTTGAGTATCTACATCTTTCAGTTGTAAATTTAAGTGGTTCTCAGAAAGAACGATCGCAAATTGCAAAAACTGAAAAAATAGCCCGTGATATTTCCTGTCTGTAAAATTATATCTGTGAAATTTTGGCGCAATTGCTATTAACCGAACAGGTGGAGCGTAATCCACGCGATCGGCAAAAGGTTTGTGTTCTAACAAAGCATCGTAATAACGGGTTAACTGCTGAACGACATATCTATCTTCGCCGTTTTTCAACTCCAGCACAACTAACCGTTTATTCTCGTCCACCGCTATAATATCGCATCTTTGCTCGTTGACAGTGAATTGCCGCTTGATGACTGTTAAACCGAGCAAACTTTACAAGTGAACTTCGACAAAATCCTCTAAGGCTTCTTCATTTGCAAATTCCCACCCAGACCCTGTTTTCCTCAATGCGGCGCTACTTAGCATTTTGACAATTTTTAAAGTCTTTAACCAATTTTACCACTAATGTCTGTAGTCCGCCGGGGTTTAAATAAACCCCGATCGCCCTGACAGCTTCCCAGCCATCCCGCAACAAAATCGCCTTTAAGTGGGAGCGCTATAATAGTAACTATTCGACACTCCCACCTCTTGACCAATCCTTAAAAATATGCTCATCAGTGAAAGCGATCGCGCTACCATTCGCTCAGTCGTTGAACAGCAACTACAAGCATTTCAAAAAGACGATGCTGCGCTCGCTTTTTCCTTCGCCAGTCCCGGAATTCAGCAGCAGTTTCGCACAGCCGAAAACTTTATGCAGATGGTAAAAATTGCCTATGAAGCTGTCTACCGTCCGCGCTCGGTATTATTTGAAAACCTCACCACTGTAGAAGGAATCCCCGCTCAGCCAGTGCTGTTGCTGGACTCGGAAGGCATCCCCATCCGAGCCATTTATCTCATGGAAAAACAGTTTGATAAGAGTTGGCGAATTAATGGCTGTTATTTGGTTTCGCTACCAGAATAATAAGTTATGCTTACTTTTCTGCTGAGCTTTTTTTGCTAACTCGCAGCATCTTATTCCCGCCTTTTTGAAACTCATAAGGAGCCTCTTGAATTTCTACACTAAAACTTCTCTTTTTCAATTCTGTGAAAATCGGATTTAAGTGATCGGATTCCTCCCCGCTAAAACTCTGCAATAGAGGGAATACCCGGACTTCCTTCGCAACCCGACACATTTCTGTAATTGCTTGCAGATGAAATTCTTCGGAAAGCAGGTGAGAATAAGCAAATAAGAAATGGCTGCACAAAGCTAGATCGAATTGACCGCTGTCGAAAGGCAAAACTGGCAGCTCAGCATTCAGGTAGCGGCCTTGCTGCAAGCCTGATGGAAAATCTTCTAAAAATTCCTGCATCGCCTTCATTCGCACTTCGCCTAGCTGGTACGGCGATTCAAAATTATTCCACAGATAGCCGTCTACATTTGCTTTAACAGCATCAATC includes:
- a CDS encoding DUF4864 domain-containing protein; amino-acid sequence: MLISESDRATIRSVVEQQLQAFQKDDAALAFSFASPGIQQQFRTAENFMQMVKIAYEAVYRPRSVLFENLTTVEGIPAQPVLLLDSEGIPIRAIYLMEKQFDKSWRINGCYLVSLPE
- a CDS encoding guanylate cyclase, which gives rise to MLKKLPLSWSRYIPAGLTLALGVGLSVLTFALVWDWEDKRRDYEMHRRIDDISIGIERQLNSDLDTVLALSDYMKAFSAVERSSFARFVARPLSVHPSLQLLAWAPRVPNSQRRNYETKARTETDPSFEITERGPRGELRKALQRSEYFPAFYVEPPAGNETVLGFDLASHPKIRVALDRGRDTGEMIITNYIGLTEGNSPELGLLAIVPIYENSSKPTTLESRRQLLQGFVLGVFRGKDIFQTSLKGRNTDYLNIYLVSEAPDKQEAPSLLPQTGNPVLKNLPAERQIQQFAVQFQSASQQVLPASATADRALMQNCPILDNPGPNYTACRRRLKISSGQWSMYVSATPEIRRLRKHWRSWGTLTMGMLWTLIPVTYMLTSLSRTAQIEKLARERIRQAEQLQAAYLQLELEQAKSEQLLLNVLPAAIALRLKDNEHNIAESFAEVTVMFADIVGFTELSSRISATAVVEVLNDIFSAFDHLADRHGLEKIKTIGDAYMVVGGLPTPREDHAEAVANMAIDMLHEIRLLSLEHSEPFSIRIGISSGPVVAGVIGLKKFIYDLWGDTVNIASRMESHGITGCIQVTTETYQLLKDKYTFQKRGAIQVKGKGYMVTYLLTGKKELP
- a CDS encoding YebC/PmpR family DNA-binding transcriptional regulator, whose amino-acid sequence is MAGHSKWANIKRQKARVDAVKGKVFARISREIIVAARSGVPDPAGNFQLRTAIEKAKAADIPNENIERAIAKGAGLAGGSSDLEAIRYEGYGVGGVAILIEALTDNRNRTAADLREAFTKNGGNLGETGCVGWMFDHKGVCTVRGPIDEEQLFEASLEAAAESYDLILIDEDTEGAEVFTSVAHLEKLADVLKQKKFAVLQSENRWIPSNTVEIDTPEKARSLLKLMDALEDLDDVQSVTANFEMTDELMSSVMV
- a CDS encoding histidine phosphatase family protein; this encodes MPQTVWIARHGNRIDFVNPDWFLTAERPYDPHLSEDGHVQAKQLANRLKGEGISHIFASPFLRTVQTANHAAEALDLSIKLEWGLCEWLNPEWMPEMPETESVEALCRRFPRIDASYKGGIANYPETGEACFKRAGETAKRLAAEFPEDMLLVGHGASVLGTAIGLAGCVETEINASLCCLVKVVRGEGEWSIALNGDTSHLSDSEAVIRFN
- a CDS encoding class I SAM-dependent methyltransferase, which codes for MSLKLDKVIPWGRCLDEYIGMFSLTSSDLKLAILDCAGGPASFNAEMTRQGKKVISCDPVYQFSAVEIGDRIQETYQTVIDAVKANVDGYLWNNFESPYQLGEVRMKAMQEFLEDFPSGLQQGRYLNAELPVLPFDSGQFDLALCSHFLFAYSHLLSEEFHLQAITEMCRVAKEVRVFPLLQSFSGEESDHLNPIFTELKKRSFSVEIQEAPYEFQKGGNKMLRVSKKSSAEK
- a CDS encoding PAS domain-containing sensor histidine kinase, which codes for MTTDSFHLSLLERAIAASSNSILIADASRPDIPIIYCNPAFEKLTGYSAEEVIGRNCRFLQGPDTDQAELDKLRSSLRAGTEIQVVLKNYRKDKTPFWNELIVSPILDNEGKLTHFIGVQNDISKRVAAETALQESEERLRAIATVTPVPMSITRLEDSVILYANPALGKSLGVSSEQLIGRKKIELYANINDRRQLIELVKQNGFSDSEQICLRKPNGSLFWVKMSMRSINFNGEAAILSAFYDITARVEAETALRQSEARFQKLAANVPGMIYQFQLAADGTLSFPYVSSGCRELWELEPEVLQDSAIPAIEMIHPEDAPSFHESVAISAKTLEPWRWEGRFVFPGDRIKWISGASRPEPGEKADIIWDGLLIDISDRKLAESALRQSEARFQKMAANVPGMIYQYLLHPDGSDEFIYASSGCWELYELEPEKIQENSGLMWSMVHPEDLKSMLESIAISGETLKPWIYEGRIVTGSGKVKWIRGIARPELQPGGDILWEGVTIDISDRKLAEIALSESKMALQQANQELEKRVLERTEALQTSQNMLWSVINNIPQLIAWKDRDLVYLGGNKNFAKVAGFNHPSEIAGLTDFDMPWKPEETEIFRACDRRIMATNTPEYHIIESKMQADGTQCCLDTNKIPLHDNSGNVVGILSTFEDITDRLSLAAQVRASEELFRTIFEDAPIAIYLANLDDNKLVRVNKTYCEMLGYTAEELLNKTFTELGHPEDYPNNLQVAHSLERGETNSYQIEIRQLAATGKIVWVNVTATLIRDAEGKAIYKLGMIENITNRKISAAALQASESQLRKQASQLQEAYEQLQNAQIQLVQSEKMSSLGQMVAGIAHEINNPATFINGNISHTYNYFHDLIELLSLYQECYPSPVPQIAEKVKDLELDFLKEDLPRMLNSMRVGIERISKIVLSLRNFSRLDESEMKLVDLHEGIDSTLLILQHRLHQGSRKSRIEIIKEYGKISKIHCCAGQLNQVFLNIISNAIDALENQPQPRTIVIRTLMKKAGLKSHSKNQLTDCDRIVICIADSGPGMSEDVRKRLFDPFFTTKPVGAGTGLGLSISHQIVVEKHKGSLRCISAPGQGAEFWIEIPC
- a CDS encoding BrnT family toxin — protein: MKFEWDENKAAVNLSKHGISFEEARTVFDDPLYVDFYDPDHSDEEDRYIIVGESQQGNLLIVSYTERADFIRLISARKVTRVEREVYEEG
- a CDS encoding DUF91 domain-containing protein; this translates as MLGLTVIKRQFTVNEQRCDIIAVDENKRLVVLELKNGEDRYVVQQLTRYYDALLEHKPFADRVDYAPPVRLIAIAPKFHRYNFTDRKYHGLFFQFLQFAIVLSENHLNLQLKDVDTQHISQV